Genomic segment of Aquarana catesbeiana isolate 2022-GZ linkage group LG09, ASM4218655v1, whole genome shotgun sequence:
acactattcctcccactgataccaatgatgggacactattcctcccactgacaccaatgatgggacactattcctcccactgataccaatgatgggacactattcctcccactgacaccaatgatggggcactattccccccactgataccaatgatgggacactattcccccccccccactgataccaatgatgaggcactattccccccactgataccaatgatggggcactatccccccccccactgataccaatgatgaggcactattccccccactgataccaatgatgggacactattcctcccactgacaccaatgatgggacactattcctcccactgataccaatgatgggacactattcctcccactgacaccaatgatgggacactattcctcccactgataccaatgatggggcactattcctcccactgataccaatgatgggacactattcctcccactgataccaatgatggggcactattcctcccactgataccaatgatggggcactattccttccactgataccaatgatgggacaccattcctcccactgacaccaatgatggggcactattccttccactgataccaatgatgggacactattcctcccactgacaccaatgatggggcactattcctcccactgataccaatgatggggcactattcctctcactaataccaatgatgggacaccattcctcccactgacaccaatgatggggcactattcctcccactgacaccaatgatggggcactataactcccactgataccaatgatggggcactattcctctcactgataccaatgatgggacaccattcctcccactgacaccaatgatggggcactattcctcccactgataccaatgatggggcactattcctctcactaataccaatgatgggacactattcctcccactgacaccaatgatgggacactattcctcccactgacaccaatgatggggcactattcctcccactgataccaatgatgggacactattcctcccactgacaccaatgatggggcactattcctcccactgataccaatgatgggacactattcctcccactgacaccaattgttgtggaaattttattatgtgtgttatatagattgtcatctgtctccctgtgtctgatttaaccaaggagcaCTCTAGCAgaggaggaagaatgctgcctatgaccccaagaacaccaccccccaccatcatacatgggggtcctatgaccccaagaacaccatcccccactgtcatacatggaggtcctatgaccccaagaacaccatcccccaccatcatacatgggggtcctatgaccccaagaacaccatcccccaccgtcatacatggaggtggaaacattatgatttgggggtgtttttctgctaaggggacaggagaaCTTCACttcaaaagggacgatggacggggccatgtaccatcaaatcttgggtgagaacctccttccctcagccagggcattgaaaatgggtcgtggatgggtcttccagcatgacaatgacccaaaacacacgtccaaggcaacaaaggagtggctcaagaagaagcacattaaggttctggagtggcttagccagtctccagaccttcataccatagaaaatatgtggagggagctgaagttgccaaaacgtcagcctggaaaccttaatgacttggagaagatctgaacagaaaacccctcctgagatgtgtgcaaacctggaggccaactccaagaaacgtctgacctctgtgatcaccaacaaggatttctccaccaactactaagtcatgttttgtgaagggttcacatacttatttcactcattaaaatgcaaatcaatttataactttttttgaaatgtgtttttctggatatttttgttgttattctctcactgttacAATAAACCGatcaataaaattatagactgatcgtttcttcgTCAgtggggcaaacctacaaaatcagcagccgGTCAAATACATTTTTCCCCTCGCTGTATATAGCGCTCTGTGGACCATGTGTGTAGTTTGTGAGTGGAGGTCATCAGGGATGTGAGACGTTCTCCTAGAGACATCAAGTAAGGGTTTCAGTATTCACCATCCCaacaacctggggggggggggggggtctccaccACGGAATGTCATCCCCTCCATCTCTCTCATGTTTAGTACCATTAGAATCATTGCATGGCCCAATCCTGAACAAGAACTGCCGTGTATATATGTCCGATGTAAGAGACAGGATCTCCTCCCAACGATCCAACATCTCCTTCTCACCCGTGATTACTTTCTACTACAATGTCATTGGCTGAGGCAACAGTGACCCCAaaggatgcctgaacaaagatggtgccgttCTTCTGGAGAGGAgatcagatgaaggcattgtcgggggggggggtcctgtgacCTCTGTAACAGTTGAGGTCCACATTAAAAATACAAGAAACACCAAGAAGAtgatttaataaatatattttaataaattactaagaaataaaacaaacaaacagacaTTGTCACCTCCGATCACCGAGCGATggagagatttatatatatatatatatatttatatttctttatatttatttatttatattcatgaAGAACAATCCCTGATATGCAGCTGAATGATGTAAATGAAGATTTGAAGGTTTAAAAATCAAAATGTTTTTGCAGACTGTGGTGGTTCAGAtcagacatcaccccacccccaagcACTGATCACTCACCCGTCTGTTACAATACATTTACATTAAGAATAAATATTTTCAATGACTGACAGGCAGGAATCTATACAAATATATTGAAATATAaatacacaatatataatatatatagaagaCAAATGGGCTATACTTCCCTATAGACATTTGGCCCTACACCACTCTTAACATTCTGGTTCCCATtattggcatttttaaaaaaaatattgattgtttATTTCTTATCAATTAACAAGTGAATTTTTCAATGTGACTTTTACATCGAATAATGAAATGTCATCCCAAAGTCCAGCTTTAGAACTTTCAGCTGCCAACAGAAGAACTGTTCACGTTTTGTAATCCATAATGAAGCTTTGGATGTTTTTGCTCCTAAATTGTATAACCAATTTTTTGGAAGTTTTGGGTGGAGTGCGGAAGGGTTaatcctctgtcaggtttttattgctgtctgggtccccactatggagattctccctctccactggtcctggtgaccattgtcactgggactgtaaatgatgggaaatccaaagtTTAGATTTGTCaccagaagaggaagagagaggaaatcttccaatgaggacaattGTTCTGGTGTCAACTGTCTAGAAGGGAAGTCCCCTCATTGTGGAAGGAttttatctcactttctgttgtgccTACAGGAAAAGTAATCCCCCCAATGAGATGCTGATGGATGAATGAAAACCTGACGGAGGTTCAACCTTTCCCCACTCCATATAAAACAAACAGTTGAAGGTTTAATGAGTGTCCTTTTCCTGATTTTCCTGTTGACCACACAGAATTATTGAAGCAGCAGAGGTAGCTGTGAACTGTCTGTGACGCTCTCCAGGTTGTCCACCATCTGGATGACACCTTGGATCTGGTCATCCTGGAGGACGGTTCTGGCATTGGTCACaaatttcttcagcagggactctCTGCTCAGGGGCTTTCTCCAGTGGCCGTAGAAAGTGTCACATTTACCGACCATCACATCCCCATTCTTCAGCAGCAAAAACACTTCACCGTACATCTTGTCAAAGTTGGCCTCGTTGTCCTGAGGATGCTCCACCACCACCTTGCTCAGAAGATGCTGAAGGTCTTTTCTAAACATGTGATCATCATTGAAGGAAGCGATGGTAACTTCACCATCCAGGAGAGCCGTGCAAGCATTGAACTGGAAGGAGTGACGGGCCTGGTGCTCCGACTCTGGATAAGGCCTATTGATGTATTTGGAGATCGGGACTCTGAGAACTATAGATTGGATAGCAGATGGGTCAAAAGTACCATAGTGCTCCATATATCTATTTCTGACTGAGACCGCAGCATCGGCTACCCAGTGCATCCCCAGATGTGCCGGGAAAGACTTAAAGGCAATGTCTTGCTTTGCTAGAAGGAACTCATAGTTTTTACCAGGGAATGCCAGTGACTTAGGTTGGTAGTCACCATAAAATGCACTAAAACCAGCGCAACCTGGGACATCATCCAGTATGAGGGAATTGGCCTCCATTCCTTTAGCAGCCAGAATAGCAGCTTCCAGGCCTAACCTCGTAGCATTGCCAATGTGTAAAGGCTTGGCTAGAGTAGCGGCATTGGCCATTGGGGCACCAGCAAGAGAGGCAGCGATTGCCAGAGTGTGCATGCATTGTTCCTTATCTAATAAAAGAAGCTTGG
This window contains:
- the LOC141108853 gene encoding cis-aconitate decarboxylase-like isoform X2 — encoded protein: MFSTAIQNTKKIHRLSRHIHKSAMKVVVGSQDEETVTNSFASFIHGIRPGDLPDIVRHRSKRMMLDSIGVGIIGSTTHVFNIILKYCQDLHFCTYGNTSHCSVYGQKGLKVSPTLAAYANGVAVHSMDFDDTWHPATHPSGAVLPALLALTQMVSQERRITGEELLMAFNVGIEIQGRLMGFSKEANNIPKKFHPPSVVGTMGSAAASAKLLLLDKEQCMHTLAIAASLAGAPMANAATLAKPLHIGNATRLGLEAAILAAKGMEANSLILDDVPGCAGFSAFYGDYQPKSLAFPGKNYEFLLAKQDIAFKSFPAHLGMHWVADAAVSVRNRYMEHYGTFDPSAIQSIVLRVPISKYINRPYPESEHQARHSFQFNACTALLDGEVTIASFNDDHMFRKDLQHLLSKVVVEHPQDNEANFDKMYGEVFLLLKNGDVMVGKCDTFYGHWRKPLSRESLLKKFVTNARTVLQDDQIQGVIQMVDNLESVTDSSQLPLLLQ
- the LOC141108853 gene encoding cis-aconitate decarboxylase-like isoform X1, which translates into the protein MYFSVFFLQNTKKIHRLSRHIHKSAMKVVVGSQDEETVTNSFASFIHGIRPGDLPDIVRHRSKRMMLDSIGVGIIGSTTHVFNIILKYCQDLHFCTYGNTSHCSVYGQKGLKVSPTLAAYANGVAVHSMDFDDTWHPATHPSGAVLPALLALTQMVSQERRITGEELLMAFNVGIEIQGRLMGFSKEANNIPKKFHPPSVVGTMGSAAASAKLLLLDKEQCMHTLAIAASLAGAPMANAATLAKPLHIGNATRLGLEAAILAAKGMEANSLILDDVPGCAGFSAFYGDYQPKSLAFPGKNYEFLLAKQDIAFKSFPAHLGMHWVADAAVSVRNRYMEHYGTFDPSAIQSIVLRVPISKYINRPYPESEHQARHSFQFNACTALLDGEVTIASFNDDHMFRKDLQHLLSKVVVEHPQDNEANFDKMYGEVFLLLKNGDVMVGKCDTFYGHWRKPLSRESLLKKFVTNARTVLQDDQIQGVIQMVDNLESVTDSSQLPLLLQ